GATCTGATTTATCCCTCTCTATGAATTTCCCATAAATGTCTTTTGTATCTTTCACTGCTAACATACTTTTTGTGAATTGTTTATCTTTTGATATTTTTGCCACCGCAGCCAGCGCTTTTAAAAGTTTTATTGGTTTTCCTATAGGGGAAAGGAGGACAACAAAGAGCCTTACTGGTTTATTGTCTACGGCATTAAAATCTATTCCTGTTTTGTTTCTAAACACCCCCGCCACAACTTTGTCTATCATATTTGTTTTTGTATGAGGGATAGCAAAACCATTGCCAA
The sequence above is drawn from the Deltaproteobacteria bacterium genome and encodes:
- a CDS encoding PTS sugar transporter subunit IIA, with amino-acid sequence MKIEEFLDRELICDIDADGVDNLFSTIAYTFSKRYPSINKEKLKEFLKEREILGTTGIGNGFAIPHTKTNMIDKVVAGVFRNKTGIDFNAVDNKPVRLFVVLLSPIGKPIKLLKALAAVAKISKDKQFTKSMLAVKDTKDIYGKFIERDKSDP